AACACCCTGAGCACCGTCCTGAGACCTCCAGGCTTGGGTCTGTAGATCCACTACAACAGTCCAGTAAGCCTGCTCCCATGCGCAGGCCATCCCACGCCAGCTTATCCCGTCAccaacccccccgccccaccccacgCCCAGCCTCCTACCTTGGGCCTCTTCCACACGATGTTCTTGACCTTGTTGGACTTGTGGCCCAGCTCCTTGAAGCCCAGAGACTCCACAGTGGCTGGGAAGGTTTCATCCTCAAACAGGCTCTTCTTCTCCAGGCACTCCTGCTTCAGGGTGCTGTAGTCTTGTCCGCTGAAGCGCAGGGGCTTGCTGAGCGagccttccccatctctcctctctctctcccggatCAACCGGTCACAGAAGAAGCCAGCCGGTGTGTAGGGCATTTTGTCACGCctggttttttttttaactggcTTTTGCCACTTCTACTAAAGTCTTACAAGCCTAAAAACCCTGGCATAAATCCAAACAGCtgacctctgattggctgcgtGTCCGTGTGACGTGGTGCTCAGAGGTCATGGAGCAAGACCTGGGGGACATTCACTCCACACTCACGTTTACATTCAGCAAGCACAacgcaacacacgcacacacacctttttgtTGCGTTCTCATTGGTCAGTGACACAATGACCTGGTCCTGGTGGTGGCTCCCTCGTGGCATCATTGTTGGGTGACACAAAGGCCAGTGGGCAGCATCCCAGGGCCTGTAAAGGGTGGTCCTGGGATGGCCTGCCTCAGCAGAAGGCATTCAAACCTGTTTAAACCTGTTCTCAATGGAGCTCAGCATCGAGCAGTTTCAGCAGAACCAGGTCCCGCTCAGCCAGAGAGCTGCCCAGCACTGGCCGTCATTTCATCCTTCAGTACTGCGTGGTGGGGTGTCGGTCCACAGCCCGTAGACTGGGTCGACTCAGTCACAACAAACGATGGGGattacacactctctccctggtgGAGAGTGATGTCACAATAGTGCTCATTAGGCCGTTTATGGCGGACCAGCCAGGATTTAGCCGACGGGCTGTTAGACATCAATGCGATCGTGTCACATGGTGAATCGCACCCACCCCTCCTTCAGGACCAAGCACTACCCCAAACCTCGAGGACAGGTCAAGTCTATCCTTTAAGTTTCGTCACCTTAGCCACAATACTCCCACAGCAACAACAGAACCGCACACAAAGCAGACCACAACCCCTGGACATGACCTTTATCCACCTGGGACCAGGTGAGGTCACCCGGCCAGGGCTTTCTTCACTGGTCATCATGACAGATACGCATCATAGACACAAACCAGCTCCTCTTTCACAGAAGAATAGCGACCGGTTGATGTTTAACGTACAGGGTTTTTATTTTCTTAGGCAAGATATTGCAACTGTGTGAAATCATTACAAGTCAGCATTTCATTTTCTTCACCACTAACCTCCATTCTTCATATTGCAGTGGACTAGGTCTAGGTACTTGTTATTTAAACAAGTATTATAAAAATACTATACTTTAAAGTACTAACTATACTATAGAAAGTACTACTATGTTATAAAAGTACTAAACTATGAAGTACTATACTACAAAACTATTACGTCATATTGTCCTTGAGAAGTTATTATTGCACTTTAGTTGAGATGAGATATCTCAAAATAAGATTTTTATTTGTATGATAAAAGCATTTGTTATGTGAATCAAATgtacttctcctccacctccagcccctactcctccccctctggccccctactcctccagtcccagcccctactcctcctcctctggccccctactcctccagtcccagcccctactcctcctcctctggccccctactcctccagtcccagcccctactcctcctcctctggccccctactcctccagtcccagcccctactcctcctcctctggccccctactcctccagtcccagcccctactcctcctcctctggccccctactcctccagtcccagcccctactcctcctcctctgaccccctactcctccagtcccagcccctactcctcctcctctggccccctactcctccagtcccagcccctactcctcctcctctggccccctactcctccagtcccagcccctactcctcctcctctggccccctactcctccagtcccagcccctactcctcctcctctgaccccctactcctccagtcccagcccctactcctcctcctctggccccctactcctccagtcccagcccctactcctcctcctctgaccccCTACTCTGTGTGGATCTCCCAGTCCTCATCCACCTTCAAGTTCAGTCCTGTCACCGTCAGAACGTGCCCCGCTTCCTCAAACCCAAACTTCACAGTAACGGACTTGGAACCTGCTGGAAGGAAAATACTGAGTCACTACAACACCAGCGAAGGCCTCTATACAGAACCACAGCTGGTGAATCACAGGTATCATATTATTATCATTTCACTAAATTTGTAGTTCAATTACTTAAGatttatacttaagtaaaaacaAGGAATCCCTCTTATGAAAGTAATATCTGTATTTACATTGGGTAGTTGCTAGACTTTCAGCTGTTCTCAACTACAGCCCTTGGCGTGTACATAGTAACCATGGCGGCAGGATGTCACAGAGCCTCACCTGAGATGTGTGCTGTCACTCTGGAGGGCTTCTTACTCATCCCCATGACGATGACAGACTGCACCACGCTGCCAGAGGTGAAGCGGCCCTCCTCGCTGGCACAGCTGGGGGTCACCATAGTAACACCACAAAAGTCTTGGATTCATGTCATTGATTACATTGTCACCGTCAGTGTGATCAACTCTCTCATTGCTATTGTgtttttagagtgtgtgtgtgcagtgtgtgtgtatgtgcagtacGTTTCCATGTGTGaatatatatgagtgtgtgtgtgtgtgcctgcctcaCCAGCAGACCAGACGGCCTGACAGCATGCTGAATCGGCGCAGGCAGAAGTCTTTTCTGTCCCGGTACCCAAAGGAGTGGCCATCGTCTAGGTACAGCTCTCCAACAGCCCCGCCCTGCAGGACGGAGGGAGAACTGCAGTCAGAATGCCAGTTACCTCACAACGGTCCAAAGAACATGTGCCGAGTCATCAAGTAGGGCCTCAAATATATTCCTGCCATCTTTGTTGAGTTAAGATTATTTTGTTGATCTATTCGAACTCAAATTTGAGCAGTCAGGTTGAtaaagctgggggggggggggtgctcacgTTGGAGCCCAGCGCCACGGTGAGGCAGAAGGGGAGGAGCTCCAGGTCAGCTGTGCAGGAGCCACAGCCTGCTCTCCTGGGCACCACCGTGCCCCCACGCTGGAACACAGGGACCTGGACACAcggggggaagagacagggtggaagaggggagacagggggggggagacagggggtggaaggagggggggagagagagagggggtggaaggcagacaggagagaatgTTTCTATGTTTGATGCTGCTGTTTGGCAAAAGAACATCTCCTCTTAGATATATATTTCTATTAAAATCACATTTCTGAGCTTGTCAAATAACAGCCTATGACAATTGAACGTAATATAAAGTAGTCTGATGTGATCTAACTCACTGTGTCCAGGGTCACTGGCATCCTCACGGTCTGGCCTCCTCTGACCTGCTCCATCGACTGGACGTCATACCAGACCTACAGCAGATAGAGCACATCATACCAGACGTACAGCAGATAGAGCACATCATACCAGACCTACAGCAGATAGAGCACATCATACCAGACGTACAGCAGATAGAGCACATCATACCAGACCTACAGCAGATAGAGCACATCATACCAGACCTACAGCAGATAGAGCATATCATACCAGACCTACAGCAGATAGAGCACATCATACCAGACCTACAGCAGATAGAGCACATCATACCAGACCTACAGCAGATAGAGCACATCATACCAGACCTACAGCAGATAGAGCATATCATACCAGACCTACAGCAGATAGAGCACATCATACCAGATCTACAGCAGATAGAGCACATCATACCAGACCTACAGCAGATAGAGCATATCATACCAGACCTACAGCAGATAGAGCACATCATACCAGACCTACAGCAGATAGAGCACATCATACCAGACCTACAGCAGATAGAGCACATCATACCAGATCTACAGCAGATAGAGCACATCATACCAGACCTACAGCAGATAGAGCACATCATACCAGACCTACAGCAGATAGAGCACATCATACCAGACCTAGACCAGTTCAGACACAATGCATGACAACGAAAATAATCTTCGTGCCCACGGACGACTAGAGGGAGGCGACAGCAATTACCTCCCCAGAGCCAGGAAGTACCACCTGGACCTCTCTAGCCCCAGCTTCAGTTACAGGACAGACCAGCAGGGCAGCCCCTGCATGGACACAGAACTGTTACAACACTGGTCCACCTGCGGTAAAAAATACAGCAGGACTGAAGAGAGAATATCATAGAGCTGAGTAGAATAGAGTAGGCTGGAGTAGAGTCAAATGGAGTAGAGTCAAATAAAGCAGAGCAGATAACAGTAGGGCAGAGTAGAATAAAGTGCAATAGCATCTAGAATCAAATAAAACTTCTGTGTCCATCCAGGATCGAAATTTGTATTTGGCCCGACCTTTCATAAAACATGTCATGCATACAGAACCTTCTCCATTCACCAAATACATTCTTCATTCACAAAATCCATCCTCCATCCATTCTCTTCCTTCACTGACAGTGACAGATGAGGATCCATCCTCACCGATCATGTACTGGTGGTCCACAGAGAAGGTGTTCTCCTCTCTGGGGAATTCTACCCACAGCGGTCTGAGGTAAACACACAAGTAGAAGATCAATCTCATAattcataaatgtatttatgaatTACTCATTTGATCCAAAGCGACGGTCCAGTCAGCACAGGAGCAGGCCTCactactccctccccccagcagggggcagccctCACCGTAGCGGGGCCAGGCCGCAGCGCTGGCTGAGGTAGAAGAGGGTGTACCAGTAGGGCAGCAGGCGGTACCGGCTCTGGACGGCGCTGCGGATGGCTGCCGTGACGGCGTCCCCAAACAGCCAGGGCTCGCGGCGGCGTGTCGTAATGGCGGAGTGGCCTCTGAAGAAGGGCTGTAGGGAGCCGGCCTGGTACCAGCGCACCAGcagctctgggtctgggtcctTCGCAAACCCACCCACATCCGCtggagcacacacgcacgcacgcacgcagttTAGTCAGCATTGAACACCTGTTATCAGTTTATATACCTAGTGCCACAGTTACTGATGGTTATCAAACACCAGGCAAGGTCAAAGGACAACAACCAGCATTGTTGGCGTTTTAAGGCATTGAAGGTGTAGCCTCGTTACGTCACAGCTGTATCGTCTCAGGTCCCACGTCCGGTCCTCACCTCCACAGAAGGCCACCCCCACCACACTGAGAGACAGGAGCATGGGGATGGAGATCTGGAGATACTCCCAGGACGCCACGTTGTCACCGGTCCACACtgcacctgtctcacacacacacacacacacacacaaacacaaacacaactgtgtTATTCAGACTCTTTTTTACCTATTTTTCTCTTGTTTCTACCAAACCTCTATTCGCAATGCACCAACCATGTTTGTAACATAAGCAAACCTGTTGGAAACGTACCAAACCTCTGAGAGCCAGCAAAGAAGGAGCGAGACAGGACGAAGCTTCTCTCCGACCCTGCCGAGCGGGTCACCAGGCCCTCCGCCGTGGACATGTGctgggagggacacacacagtgttacacactccatacacatacactgtcACACAGTCCACTTCCTGCCTCTGTGCTgccgggggtgtgggggggggtgtgggggcgaGGTCACCTGGAGAAAGCCATAGAGGTTGTGGAGGTCCCTGTGCTCCCAGCCGCCATGATGCACTGCGTCCTTGGGCATGGTCTGCTCTGGGCCCCCGAACACCGAGGGCTCGTTCATATCGTTCCACACAAACAGGGAGGGTGTGGAGCCCTGGGCCACAGGCAAAACACACGTTGTTAGGATTTCCACATACCTGGTCAGCTGGCATGTTCCAGGTGTGCTGTGCTCAGATGCCCTCACTCACAGTGTATTTGTCGAGGCTGAACTGTGTGGAGTACCAGGAACGAGTGGCGGGGTTGCTGTAGTCCAGGTAGCAGGactcacctggggggggggggggggggtaaggtatGCAAGTCAGAAGGACAAAGCAGAATGAAATGATTTGAGAATGATTTGGGAAGGGTCGTGTCGTAGAGCATTTCACTGATAAGAGGTTCAAATCCTcccctgtatgttgctttggatagaagcgtctgctaaatgaacatatTACATTACAAGAAACGGACCTGGCCAGCATGATCCCTGATAGATATTCCCTTCTCTGTCCTTCACAAAATGGCCACCATTTCTCGCCTCATTGTATAACGGCCATCCGTGGTCCATCTTGAGGTGAGGATCACTGATGACCACCAACTGCAGCATGTGTGACCAACGATAAGATGTTAGTGTCAGCGGCACAACAAACATCCAATCAAATTTGATATTTATAGCCGTCTTCATAAGAAATCTCAAAGATGGCTTCCCAGATGCCCACAGGTCAGCATCTATAACCAACCTCAACCTGTGGAGCCATCCACCAAGCAGAAACACAGGAGCCACCCTGACCTTCCTCTTCCGGGCCACCAGATGGCGCTGAAGACCGAGCGGATCGGGGAAGTGGACCGGGTCCCAGGTGAAGTAGCGCTTCCCGTCCGTGTGCTCGATGTCCAGCCAGATGACATCATAGGGGATGGCGTGAAGGTCAAAGCCAGCGTCCACCGCCTTCACGTCCGCCTCGTCGTCGTAGTTCCAGCGACTCTGGTGGTAccccagagagaagagggggggcagggcctgCGGGCCTGACCAGACCACAACATGAACACATTTAGAAACTGTAATGTTCAGCTGAACGAAAGAACCCTATGTTGCAGTAATAATGAGCAGAACCTCATTAATTAATCTCAGAGAGACCATTTTAATTTGATTACTTTTaatgtgtttacccaatttaacagacgcttttaCACAGGGCGACATACAAGTGCAAAGAAAGTAGAAAGCAGAAGCTGGAGGATCAGAAGTGGGGGGTGGCATGCTGTACCTGTGAGCTGAGCGTACTGGCTGAAggcgaggtggggggtggggcccAGCAGCACCATGCAGTCCAGCACCCCGCTCTCTGACAGCCAGCCCACGTCCGTCTGAGGAGGAACCCTGCTCCTCTTCACGGGGGGGTAAAAAGTAATATATTAGTTATTACTTATTGTTCAGTAAGAGTAGTGTGATTAAGTTACATTATTACTTTCTGTACAAAGTAATATTCTTACTTATATTACTATTACTTTTAATATCAGCGAGTTCGACTTTGTAAAAGATTTGCCCGAACATAGGCTTCAGACGCAAAATACAGTTTCTTTAAAGAAGAACTTTCATTTCAAAAAATCTTAAACATCAAAAACGCTTATAAatccaaaaataataatatatttgtgTGAATAAATTATACTATGTTAGCAGCCACTTGTGGAAACGGGTCGCCATCTCTCAAGGTTTAAAGTCGATTTTTCGCTAGCTTCCAGCTTTGTTTCTCTGTGGACAATTtcaaggtgttttttttttgttttaagtgCTGCTTTAAGTGCTGGCAgtagtgtgtgtatacaggtgtatgtgtagggctgggcgatatatcgaATATTAGCGATAATATCGCAATAATTCTGACGACgatgtaaaatgtgaaaatatcGTGAATATCgaatattatttatatatttttttgctggTCCTTGTGTTTTAAAATCACCGTCTGgctcctctgtgttcacacacagacacacacagacaccgtttGTGCACATGCTCACAAAGAGCTCACAAAGAGCAT
The Osmerus mordax isolate fOsmMor3 chromosome 9, fOsmMor3.pri, whole genome shotgun sequence genome window above contains:
- the ganc gene encoding neutral alpha-glucosidase C isoform X2, whose protein sequence is MADEGCTETIVSVVPDDEGKEKFKKCDQIAFHRRQVQGPTLHYYALLDTLVLKEKVAIFEVLEPDSQVRLLLTISAISNGNAVRIFIDELQPIKARYRVQDVLIQEPICEPLRVQQRRGDSVSLTWGLGQHQARVWSRPLRVEVLCGEEVVVTFNPTDKLRFETLQNHSRTSQAENHDEQSGLHRETFRQFVDIQANGPSSVGADFRFHGFRHVYGLPEHADSLLLKDTRGSEPYRLYNLDVFAYKTNSRLGLYGSVPLLLAHRPDRTLGLFWLNTSETLVDVHYTPSHEERSRVPPQTDVGWLSESGVLDCMVLLGPTPHLAFSQYAQLTGPQALPPLFSLGYHQSRWNYDDEADVKAVDAGFDLHAIPYDVIWLDIEHTDGKRYFTWDPVHFPDPLGLQRHLVARKRKLVVISDPHLKMDHGWPLYNEARNGGHFVKDREGNIYQGSCWPGESCYLDYSNPATRSWYSTQFSLDKYTGSTPSLFVWNDMNEPSVFGGPEQTMPKDAVHHGGWEHRDLHNLYGFLQHMSTAEGLVTRSAGSERSFVLSRSFFAGSQRFGAVWTGDNVASWEYLQISIPMLLSLSVVGVAFCGADVGGFAKDPDPELLVRWYQAGSLQPFFRGHSAITTRRREPWLFGDAVTAAIRSAVQSRYRLLPYWYTLFYLSQRCGLAPLRPLWVEFPREENTFSVDHQYMIGAALLVCPVTEAGAREVQVVLPGSGEVWYDVQSMEQVRGGQTVRMPVTLDTVPVFQRGGTVVPRRAGCGSCTADLELLPFCLTVALGSNGGAVGELYLDDGHSFGYRDRKDFCLRRFSMLSGRLVCCCASEEGRFTSGSVVQSVIVMGMSKKPSRVTAHISGSKSVTVKFGFEEAGHVLTVTGLNLKVDEDWEIHTE
- the ganc gene encoding neutral alpha-glucosidase C isoform X1, translating into MADEGCTETIVSVVPDDEGKEKFKKCDQIAFHRRQVQGPTLHYYALLDTLVLKEKVAIFEVLEPDSQVRLLLTISAISNGNAVRIFIDELQPIKARYRVQDVLIQEPICEPLRVQQRRGDSVSLTWGLGQHQARVWSRPLRVEVLCGEEVVVTFNPTDKLRFETLQNHSRTSQAENHDEQSGLHRETFRQFVDIQANGPSSVGADFRFHGFRHVYGLPEHADSLLLKDTRGSEPYRLYNLDVFAYKTNSRLGLYGSVPLLLAHRPDRTLGLFWLNTSETLVDVHYTPSHEERSRVPPQTDVGWLSESGVLDCMVLLGPTPHLAFSQYAQLTGPQALPPLFSLGYHQSRWNYDDEADVKAVDAGFDLHAIPYDVIWLDIEHTDGKRYFTWDPVHFPDPLGLQRHLVARKRKLVVISDPHLKMDHGWPLYNEARNGGHFVKDREGNIYQGSCWPGESCYLDYSNPATRSWYSTQFSLDKYTGSTPSLFVWNDMNEPSVFGGPEQTMPKDAVHHGGWEHRDLHNLYGFLQHMSTAEGLVTRSAGSERSFVLSRSFFAGSQRFGAVWTGDNVASWEYLQISIPMLLSLSVVGVAFCGADVGGFAKDPDPELLVRWYQAGSLQPFFRGHSAITTRRREPWLFGDAVTAAIRSAVQSRYRLLPYWYTLFYLSQRCGLAPLRPLWVEFPREENTFSVDHQYMIGAALLVCPVTEAGAREVQVVLPGSGEVWYDVQSMEQVRGGQTVRMPVTLDTVPVFQRGGTVVPRRAGCGSCTADLELLPFCLTVALGSNGGAVGELYLDDGHSFGYRDRKDFCLRRFSMLSGRLVCCCASEEGRFTSGSVVQSVIVMGMSKKPSRVTAHISAGSKSVTVKFGFEEAGHVLTVTGLNLKVDEDWEIHTE